In one Solanum dulcamara chromosome 1, daSolDulc1.2, whole genome shotgun sequence genomic region, the following are encoded:
- the LOC129889714 gene encoding cyclin-D4-2-like: MAPSMDFVISGLFCAEYKNAILENVYDDVRTLFHENHQNSQQTLCLTAVPFQSDDCVAIMIKKECEYVPCADYLEMLKNGEFDVGSREQILDWICKVHSQFKFGPLCLYLSVNYLDRFLSVFELPEEKEWTMQLLGIACVSIAAKMEEIEVPLSIDLQIEETQFVFEESTIQRMELVVLKTLNWRMHAVTPFSYIDYFLKKINGEQIVSRSSMLKATNLIIGTLKGIHFLEFKPSEIAAAVAIYVVKNETGGIEKPTFALLQQVQEDKVKKCVELITESSLLSDFGASTLVVPPSPTGVWDVASSSDMSDDDDSSPIFPDDEPATKRRIDEMIG, encoded by the exons ATGGCACCATCTATGGATTTTGTAATTTCTGGCCTTTTTTGTGCTGAATATAAGAATGCCATTCTTGAAAACGTGTACGATGATGTTCGTACATTGTTTCATGAGAATCATCAAAACAGTCAGCAAACTCTGTGTTTGACTGCTGTGCCATTTCAGAGTGATGATTGTGTGGCTATAATGATTAAGAAAGAATGTGAATATGTGCCTTGTGCTGATTATCTTGAAATGTTGAAAAATGGGGAATTTGATGTTGGGTCAAGAGAGCAAATTCTTGATTGGATTTGCAAG GTTCATTCACAGTTCAAATTTGGACCATTGTGTCTATATTTGTCTGTGAACTACCTTGATAGGTTTCTTTCTGTCTTTGAGTTACCT GAGGAAAAAGAATGGACAATGCAGTTGCTTGGTATAGCCTGTGTGTCTATTGCTGCTAAAATGGAAGAGATTGAAGTTCCTCTATCTATAGATTTACAG ATTGAGGAAACACAATTTGTGTTTGAAGAAAGTACCATACAAAGAATGGAGCTTGTTGTGTTGAAAACATTGAATTGGAGAATGCATGCAGTTACACCATTCTCATATATTGATTATTTCCTCAAGAAGATTAATGGTGAACAAATTGTTTCAAGATCTTCAATGTTAAAAGCTACTAATCTCATAATAGGAACATTGAAAG GAATTCACTTCTTGGAATTCAAGCCCTCTGAGATTGCAGCAGCTGTGGCAATCTATGTGGTGAAAAATGAGACAGGTGGCATTGAGAAACCAACATTTGCCCTGCTTCAACAAGTACAAGAG GATAAAGTAAAGAAGTGTGTTGAATTGATTACAGAATCATCTTTGCTAAGTGACTTTGGTGCCTCAACTCTTGTGGTTCCTCCAAGTCCAACAGGTGTATGGGATGTTGCAAGTTCAAGTGACATGAGTGATGATGATGATTCAAGTCCAATTTTCCCAGATGATGAGCCAGCTACCAAGAGAAGGATTGATGAAATGATTGGATGA